In Bythopirellula goksoeyrii, a single window of DNA contains:
- a CDS encoding IS5 family transposase yields the protein MKPKTPTPQRELFGAHLSELLNPEHPLYLLADRIDWRQFDLAIDACYADELGRPGVNTRLMVGLMYLKYTFSESDESVVARWVENPYWQYFCGLQYMQHELPIDSSMMSKWRKRVGAERLETLLEATIHTALAMKALKPQELQRVNVDTTVQEKAIAFPTDARLYHKMRIALVRHAKALGIPLRQSYQFVGKKTLFWQHRYAHARQMRRAAKMNRKLKTLLGRVVRDIERKARKFRGKIADEPLRELLALAQRLLAQERNSKNKIYSVHAPEVECIAKGKAHKRYEFGCKASVATTSKNNWIVGAQALHGNPYDGHTLAGAIEQIERLTAKTPQDVMVDQGYRGHGYKGEATVHVVHTIPKEATHAVRRMLKRRAAVEPTIGHLKSDNRLSRNHLTGTAGDQINVLLAAAGYNLRKLLRWIVFSPVLRLLNRLESLLNFKSALQRRLLSP from the coding sequence ATGAAGCCCAAGACGCCGACTCCGCAGCGTGAACTCTTTGGCGCGCACCTGAGCGAACTTCTCAATCCGGAGCATCCCCTTTACCTCCTTGCCGACCGGATTGACTGGCGGCAGTTCGACCTGGCCATCGATGCCTGCTACGCCGACGAACTGGGTCGGCCAGGGGTGAACACCCGCCTGATGGTCGGCCTGATGTACCTCAAGTACACATTCAGCGAAAGTGACGAATCGGTAGTGGCCCGGTGGGTGGAAAACCCATATTGGCAGTACTTCTGTGGGTTGCAGTACATGCAGCACGAGCTGCCCATCGATTCGTCCATGATGAGCAAGTGGCGAAAGCGAGTGGGAGCCGAGCGTCTCGAAACACTTCTGGAAGCAACGATCCACACTGCGTTGGCGATGAAAGCGCTCAAGCCCCAAGAACTCCAGCGAGTGAACGTCGACACGACTGTCCAGGAGAAGGCAATTGCCTTTCCGACCGATGCCCGGCTGTACCACAAGATGCGGATTGCTTTGGTGCGGCACGCCAAAGCGCTCGGAATCCCTTTGCGTCAAAGCTACCAATTCGTGGGGAAGAAGACGCTGTTTTGGCAGCATCGGTACGCTCATGCCAGGCAGATGAGGCGGGCGGCGAAGATGAACCGCAAGCTGAAAACGCTCCTGGGTCGGGTGGTGCGAGATATCGAGCGGAAGGCCCGTAAGTTTCGGGGAAAGATTGCCGACGAACCGTTGCGCGAGTTGTTGGCACTGGCGCAGCGTCTGCTTGCCCAAGAGCGTAACAGCAAGAACAAAATCTACAGTGTGCACGCTCCGGAAGTGGAGTGCATCGCCAAGGGTAAGGCGCACAAGCGTTACGAGTTCGGCTGCAAAGCGAGTGTTGCGACTACCAGCAAGAACAATTGGATTGTCGGCGCGCAGGCCCTGCACGGCAATCCGTATGATGGACATACGTTGGCCGGGGCGATCGAGCAGATCGAACGGCTCACGGCTAAAACACCCCAGGATGTGATGGTCGACCAGGGTTATCGAGGTCACGGTTACAAAGGAGAAGCGACGGTGCATGTCGTGCACACAATTCCCAAGGAGGCAACACACGCGGTGCGGCGGATGCTCAAGCGTCGCGCGGCGGTCGAACCGACGATCGGTCACTTGAAGAGTGATAACCGGCTGAGTCGCAACCATCTGACTGGCACAGCAGGCGACCAAATCAACGTGCTGTTGGCCGCCGCAGGATACAATCTGCGTAAGCTGCTGCGCTGGATCGTTTTTTCGCCCGTTTTGCGGCTCTTGAACCGGCTGGAATCGCTGCTGAACTTCAAATCGGCCCTCCAACGCCGTCTGCTGAGCCCATAA
- a CDS encoding helix-turn-helix domain-containing protein — MYQGRLARQLKMSESLVYQLIEQGRLASHRIGNGRGRIRISEKDLLDYLSGCREEKLIVPRRIKQRRRLEYLGL; from the coding sequence ATTTATCAGGGACGGCTAGCTAGGCAGCTCAAGATGAGTGAATCACTTGTCTATCAACTAATTGAACAAGGCCGTTTAGCTAGTCACCGAATCGGGAATGGACGAGGTCGAATACGCATTTCGGAGAAAGACTTACTCGACTATCTGTCTGGCTGTCGAGAAGAAAAGTTGATCGTACCTCGGAGAATAAAGCAAAGGCGCAGGCTGGAGTATCTGGGATTGTAA
- a CDS encoding tyrosine-type recombinase/integrase translates to MARRPQPWYRKSRRAWYVTVDGVQHHLGSDKPAAYELYYKLMGQPKKLKVASLSLADIADKYLRSLVYGKSPEATYQWYKGRLRDFISRHLELQAADLKPYQVQEWADENPNHAKATKRNKIRSVKRCLCWTVEQGYLDRNPIASLSAPSAEPKDQIISPEQFEQLIDLAPDQNLVSLLRIVWETGCRPQECLMVTADHVDLANSRWVFRPPEAKGNAMPRIVYLTDTARTITEEQMAQFSAGPLFRNSQAKPWNKDSVGCACDRIRVRLGKEMLEKEGFQPSRQEIEDMASSLADYRMSKGKRIQKTIAELNCEAKRKFIQRRARLLVPSFSLYTLRHTWATNALKRGVDALTVAILMGHKDPSTLARVYQHLSHNPEHLLLQACRASGCNIPSKLH, encoded by the coding sequence ATGGCTCGTCGTCCACAACCTTGGTATCGTAAATCCAGACGTGCTTGGTACGTCACTGTCGATGGTGTCCAGCATCATCTTGGCTCCGACAAGCCCGCGGCATATGAGTTGTACTATAAGCTCATGGGACAGCCGAAGAAGCTAAAGGTAGCTTCTCTCTCTCTAGCCGATATAGCCGACAAGTATCTTCGCTCTCTAGTTTATGGCAAGAGCCCTGAGGCCACATACCAGTGGTACAAGGGACGACTCCGCGACTTCATCTCTCGTCACCTCGAACTGCAAGCAGCGGATCTCAAGCCTTATCAGGTTCAGGAATGGGCCGATGAGAACCCCAACCACGCTAAAGCTACCAAGCGCAACAAGATCCGATCTGTGAAGAGATGCCTGTGTTGGACAGTAGAGCAGGGCTACCTGGACAGGAATCCAATTGCCTCGCTCTCTGCACCTAGTGCGGAACCAAAAGACCAAATCATTTCCCCCGAACAATTTGAACAATTGATTGATCTGGCGCCGGACCAGAATTTAGTGTCGCTGCTCAGAATTGTCTGGGAAACCGGCTGTCGGCCTCAAGAGTGCCTGATGGTGACTGCCGACCACGTTGATCTCGCTAACTCACGTTGGGTGTTTCGGCCACCCGAAGCCAAAGGTAATGCTATGCCGCGAATCGTGTATCTGACTGATACAGCCCGCACGATTACCGAAGAACAAATGGCACAATTCTCAGCTGGCCCATTATTTCGCAATAGTCAAGCGAAGCCATGGAACAAGGATTCAGTCGGGTGCGCCTGTGACAGGATACGCGTTCGGCTCGGAAAGGAGATGCTTGAAAAAGAAGGTTTTCAACCGAGTCGCCAGGAGATTGAAGATATGGCATCTTCCCTTGCCGACTATCGAATGTCTAAAGGAAAGCGAATTCAAAAAACAATCGCAGAATTGAATTGCGAAGCAAAGCGAAAGTTTATCCAGCGTCGGGCTCGACTCTTAGTCCCGAGCTTCTCACTATATACCCTCCGTCATACATGGGCGACCAATGCCTTAAAGCGTGGCGTCGATGCCCTCACAGTTGCAATCTTGATGGGGCACAAAGATCCATCGACGCTCGCAAGGGTTTATCAACACCTCTCCCACAATCCAGAACATCTGTTGCTCCAAGCTTGCCGCGCCTCAGGATGCAATATTCCCAGTAAACTCCACTAA